From Actinomycetota bacterium, one genomic window encodes:
- a CDS encoding aminopeptidase P family protein, which yields MRLNPINPNEYAERVKKLQNELKANKVDLFIGYSSECESASSRYLTGFWPFFDFATVIVPSEGKAALVTGGPESRDFAEAFSTVPGVFINPLLVETSAPEWVPDVTNMNLKDIISRIYNGSVRRVGIGNWNIFPYALFKELKEFFPDAEFINADNLLLNVQSIKTPAEVPYIEEAYRITEESLKTALESAKPGKKEWEIEATARAKMLEMGAEGTPYPNWVCSGDNTRLSLCRSTNKPIKENELVQLTIGAKYMGYCGNMCRPFVIGKAPAEVKKLMEVALEAVNYTLGAIKPGAIASDIFDGYYKLLSKHKCEELTLYGPAHGTGSSEVEGLWLAKDADFVIKAGMLFNIDIWLSDGKNGLRYEDGVLVTEKGIKELTSYRREIIEL from the coding sequence ATGAGACTTAATCCGATAAACCCTAATGAGTATGCAGAAAGGGTTAAAAAACTTCAGAATGAATTAAAAGCAAATAAAGTAGATCTTTTTATAGGATACAGCAGTGAATGCGAATCTGCTTCTTCAAGATATCTTACAGGATTCTGGCCTTTTTTTGATTTTGCAACAGTTATTGTTCCATCGGAAGGCAAAGCGGCTCTGGTTACAGGTGGCCCGGAATCAAGGGATTTTGCAGAAGCTTTTTCGACAGTGCCGGGCGTTTTCATAAATCCATTGCTTGTTGAGACGTCCGCTCCTGAATGGGTGCCCGATGTCACCAATATGAATCTTAAAGATATCATTTCAAGGATATATAATGGTTCTGTCAGAAGAGTAGGGATAGGAAACTGGAATATCTTTCCTTATGCCTTATTTAAAGAGCTTAAAGAGTTTTTTCCTGATGCTGAATTTATAAATGCAGATAATCTGCTGCTTAATGTACAATCGATAAAAACCCCGGCAGAAGTTCCATATATTGAAGAAGCTTACAGGATAACCGAAGAATCATTAAAAACTGCTCTTGAATCTGCAAAACCAGGGAAAAAAGAATGGGAAATCGAAGCTACTGCAAGAGCAAAAATGCTTGAGATGGGAGCAGAAGGAACTCCTTATCCAAACTGGGTTTGTTCCGGAGACAATACAAGATTAAGTTTGTGTAGATCCACAAATAAACCAATTAAAGAAAATGAGCTTGTCCAGCTTACTATAGGGGCTAAATATATGGGTTATTGCGGTAACATGTGCAGGCCGTTTGTAATAGGCAAAGCTCCTGCCGAAGTAAAAAAACTAATGGAAGTGGCTCTTGAAGCAGTAAATTATACTCTTGGAGCCATAAAACCCGGAGCGATTGCTTCTGATATATTTGACGGATATTATAAACTGCTTTCAAAACACAAATGTGAAGAATTAACTCTTTATGGTCCTGCCCACGGAACAGGAAGCTCAGAGGTTGAAGGGCTCTGGCTTGCCAAAGATGCTGACTTTGTTATAAAAGCGGGAATGCTTTTCAATATAGATATATGGCTTTCAGACGGCAAGAACGGTCTCAGATATGAGGACGGTGTTCTGGTAACAGAGAAAGGCATAAAAGAACTTACTAGCTATAGAAGAGAAATAATTGAACTATGA